In Camelus ferus isolate YT-003-E chromosome 10, BCGSAC_Cfer_1.0, whole genome shotgun sequence, the following proteins share a genomic window:
- the SIGIRR gene encoding single Ig IL-1-related receptor isoform X5 produces the protein MAGVCNRAPDFLSPSGHQALGSALGSAVTLNCTASVVSGPHCPLPSVQWLKDGLLLGSGRHHALHEDSWVKANLSEVLVSSVLGVNLTSAEDFGTFTCSIQNVSSSSFTLWRAGPAGHVAAVLASLLVLLVLLLTALLYVKCRLNVLLWYQDTYGEVEMNDGKLYDAYISYSDSPEDRKFVNFILKPQLERRRGYKLFLDDRDLLPRAEPSADLLVNLSRCRRLVVVLSDAFLGRAWCSHSFREGLCRLLELTRKPIFITFEGQRRDPAHPALRLLRQHRHLVTLLLWRPGSVMPSSDFWKELQLALPRKVQYRAMEGDPQTRLQDDKDPMLIVGSRVPEGRSLDPELDPDPEGDLGVRGPVFGEPSAPPHASGVSLGEGRGSEVDISDLGSRNYSARTDFYCLVSEEDV, from the exons GAGTCTGCAACAGGGCCCCTGACTTCCTCTCCCCATCTGGACACCAGGCGCTGGGGTCTGCCCTAGGCAGTGCGGTCACTCTGAACTGCACCGCCTCGGTGGTCTCTGGgccccactgccccctgccctcagTCCAGTGGCTGAAAGATGGGCTGCTGCTGGGCAGTGGAAGACACCATGCCCTCCATGAGGACTCCTG GGTCAAGGCCAACTTGTCAGAGGTGCTTGTGTCCAGTGTCCTGGGGGTCAACCTGACCAGTGCGGAGGACTTTGGGACCTTCACCTGCTCCATCCAGAACGTCAGCTCCTCCTCCTTTACTCTTTGGAGAGCTG gcccagctggaCATGTGGCTGCGGTGCTGGCTTCACTCCTAGTCCTGCTGGTCCTGCTCCTGACAGCTCTGCTGTATGTGAAGTGTCGACTCAATGTATTGCTCTGGTACCAAGACACGTACGGGGAGGTGGAGATGAACG ATGGGAAGCTCTACGACGCCTACATCTCCTACAGCGACAGCCCCGAGGACCGGAAGTTCGTGAACTTCATCCTGAAGCCGCAGCTGGAGCGGCGTCGGGGTTACAAGCTCTTCCTGGATGATCGCGACCTCCTGCCGCGCGCGG AGCCGTCCGCCGACCTCCTGGTGAACCTGAGCCGCTGCCGGCGCCTCGTCGTGGTGCTGTCGGACGCCTTCCTGGGCCGGGCCTGGTGCAGCCACAGCTTCCG GGAGGGCCTGTGCCGACTGCTGGAGCTCACGCGTAAACCCATCTTCATCACCTTCGAGGGCCAGCGGCGAGACCCGGCGCACCCCGCGCTTCGCCTGCTGCGCCAGCACCGCCATCTGGTGACCCTGCTGCTCTGGAGGCCCGGCTCCGTG ATGCCTTCCTCCGATTTTTGGAAAGAGCTACAGCTGGCACTGCCGCGGAAGGTGCAGTACAGAGCGATGGAGGGAGACCCCCAGACCCGGCTGCAGGATGACAAAGACCCCATGCTGATTGTGGGAAGCCGGGTCCCGGAAGGTCGGAGCCTGGACCCAGAGCTGGACCCTGACCCCGAGGGGGACCTGG GTGTACGAGGACCTGTCTTTGGGGAGCCATCAGCTCCACCGCACGCAAGTGGGGTCTCACTTGGAGAAGGCCGCGGCAGTGAGGTGGATATCTCGGATCTCGGCTCCAGAAACTACAGTGCCCGCACGGACTTCTACTGTCTGGTGTCAGAGGAAGACGTGTAG
- the SIGIRR gene encoding single Ig IL-1-related receptor isoform X1 — MANAQVPLSAGVCNRAPDFLSPSGHQALGSALGSAVTLNCTASVVSGPHCPLPSVQWLKDGLLLGSGRHHALHEDSWVKANLSEVLVSSVLGVNLTSAEDFGTFTCSIQNVSSSSFTLWRAGPAGHVAAVLASLLVLLVLLLTALLYVKCRLNVLLWYQDTYGEVEMNDGKLYDAYISYSDSPEDRKFVNFILKPQLERRRGYKLFLDDRDLLPRAEPSADLLVNLSRCRRLVVVLSDAFLGRAWCSHSFRWVPRGVGWAPAAPPLTSLPRREGLCRLLELTRKPIFITFEGQRRDPAHPALRLLRQHRHLVTLLLWRPGSVMPSSDFWKELQLALPRKVQYRAMEGDPQTRLQDDKDPMLIVGSRVPEGRSLDPELDPDPEGDLGVRGPVFGEPSAPPHASGVSLGEGRGSEVDISDLGSRNYSARTDFYCLVSEEDV; from the exons ATGGCTAATGCACAGGTTCCTCTCTCTGCAGGAGTCTGCAACAGGGCCCCTGACTTCCTCTCCCCATCTGGACACCAGGCGCTGGGGTCTGCCCTAGGCAGTGCGGTCACTCTGAACTGCACCGCCTCGGTGGTCTCTGGgccccactgccccctgccctcagTCCAGTGGCTGAAAGATGGGCTGCTGCTGGGCAGTGGAAGACACCATGCCCTCCATGAGGACTCCTG GGTCAAGGCCAACTTGTCAGAGGTGCTTGTGTCCAGTGTCCTGGGGGTCAACCTGACCAGTGCGGAGGACTTTGGGACCTTCACCTGCTCCATCCAGAACGTCAGCTCCTCCTCCTTTACTCTTTGGAGAGCTG gcccagctggaCATGTGGCTGCGGTGCTGGCTTCACTCCTAGTCCTGCTGGTCCTGCTCCTGACAGCTCTGCTGTATGTGAAGTGTCGACTCAATGTATTGCTCTGGTACCAAGACACGTACGGGGAGGTGGAGATGAACG ATGGGAAGCTCTACGACGCCTACATCTCCTACAGCGACAGCCCCGAGGACCGGAAGTTCGTGAACTTCATCCTGAAGCCGCAGCTGGAGCGGCGTCGGGGTTACAAGCTCTTCCTGGATGATCGCGACCTCCTGCCGCGCGCGG AGCCGTCCGCCGACCTCCTGGTGAACCTGAGCCGCTGCCGGCGCCTCGTCGTGGTGCTGTCGGACGCCTTCCTGGGCCGGGCCTGGTGCAGCCACAGCTTCCGGTGGGTCCCGCGCGGGGTTGGGTGGGCCCCAGCCGCGCCCCCCCTGACGTCCCTCCCCCGCAGGGAGGGCCTGTGCCGACTGCTGGAGCTCACGCGTAAACCCATCTTCATCACCTTCGAGGGCCAGCGGCGAGACCCGGCGCACCCCGCGCTTCGCCTGCTGCGCCAGCACCGCCATCTGGTGACCCTGCTGCTCTGGAGGCCCGGCTCCGTG ATGCCTTCCTCCGATTTTTGGAAAGAGCTACAGCTGGCACTGCCGCGGAAGGTGCAGTACAGAGCGATGGAGGGAGACCCCCAGACCCGGCTGCAGGATGACAAAGACCCCATGCTGATTGTGGGAAGCCGGGTCCCGGAAGGTCGGAGCCTGGACCCAGAGCTGGACCCTGACCCCGAGGGGGACCTGG GTGTACGAGGACCTGTCTTTGGGGAGCCATCAGCTCCACCGCACGCAAGTGGGGTCTCACTTGGAGAAGGCCGCGGCAGTGAGGTGGATATCTCGGATCTCGGCTCCAGAAACTACAGTGCCCGCACGGACTTCTACTGTCTGGTGTCAGAGGAAGACGTGTAG
- the SIGIRR gene encoding single Ig IL-1-related receptor isoform X3: MANAQVPLSAGVCNRAPDFLSPSGHQALGSALGSAVTLNCTASVVSGPHCPLPSVQWLKDGLLLGSGRHHALHEDSCVLGVNLTSAEDFGTFTCSIQNVSSSSFTLWRAGPAGHVAAVLASLLVLLVLLLTALLYVKCRLNVLLWYQDTYGEVEMNDGKLYDAYISYSDSPEDRKFVNFILKPQLERRRGYKLFLDDRDLLPRAEPSADLLVNLSRCRRLVVVLSDAFLGRAWCSHSFRWVPRGVGWAPAAPPLTSLPRREGLCRLLELTRKPIFITFEGQRRDPAHPALRLLRQHRHLVTLLLWRPGSVMPSSDFWKELQLALPRKVQYRAMEGDPQTRLQDDKDPMLIVGSRVPEGRSLDPELDPDPEGDLGVRGPVFGEPSAPPHASGVSLGEGRGSEVDISDLGSRNYSARTDFYCLVSEEDV; encoded by the exons ATGGCTAATGCACAGGTTCCTCTCTCTGCAGGAGTCTGCAACAGGGCCCCTGACTTCCTCTCCCCATCTGGACACCAGGCGCTGGGGTCTGCCCTAGGCAGTGCGGTCACTCTGAACTGCACCGCCTCGGTGGTCTCTGGgccccactgccccctgccctcagTCCAGTGGCTGAAAGATGGGCTGCTGCTGGGCAGTGGAAGACACCATGCCCTCCATGAGGACTCCTG TGTCCTGGGGGTCAACCTGACCAGTGCGGAGGACTTTGGGACCTTCACCTGCTCCATCCAGAACGTCAGCTCCTCCTCCTTTACTCTTTGGAGAGCTG gcccagctggaCATGTGGCTGCGGTGCTGGCTTCACTCCTAGTCCTGCTGGTCCTGCTCCTGACAGCTCTGCTGTATGTGAAGTGTCGACTCAATGTATTGCTCTGGTACCAAGACACGTACGGGGAGGTGGAGATGAACG ATGGGAAGCTCTACGACGCCTACATCTCCTACAGCGACAGCCCCGAGGACCGGAAGTTCGTGAACTTCATCCTGAAGCCGCAGCTGGAGCGGCGTCGGGGTTACAAGCTCTTCCTGGATGATCGCGACCTCCTGCCGCGCGCGG AGCCGTCCGCCGACCTCCTGGTGAACCTGAGCCGCTGCCGGCGCCTCGTCGTGGTGCTGTCGGACGCCTTCCTGGGCCGGGCCTGGTGCAGCCACAGCTTCCGGTGGGTCCCGCGCGGGGTTGGGTGGGCCCCAGCCGCGCCCCCCCTGACGTCCCTCCCCCGCAGGGAGGGCCTGTGCCGACTGCTGGAGCTCACGCGTAAACCCATCTTCATCACCTTCGAGGGCCAGCGGCGAGACCCGGCGCACCCCGCGCTTCGCCTGCTGCGCCAGCACCGCCATCTGGTGACCCTGCTGCTCTGGAGGCCCGGCTCCGTG ATGCCTTCCTCCGATTTTTGGAAAGAGCTACAGCTGGCACTGCCGCGGAAGGTGCAGTACAGAGCGATGGAGGGAGACCCCCAGACCCGGCTGCAGGATGACAAAGACCCCATGCTGATTGTGGGAAGCCGGGTCCCGGAAGGTCGGAGCCTGGACCCAGAGCTGGACCCTGACCCCGAGGGGGACCTGG GTGTACGAGGACCTGTCTTTGGGGAGCCATCAGCTCCACCGCACGCAAGTGGGGTCTCACTTGGAGAAGGCCGCGGCAGTGAGGTGGATATCTCGGATCTCGGCTCCAGAAACTACAGTGCCCGCACGGACTTCTACTGTCTGGTGTCAGAGGAAGACGTGTAG
- the SIGIRR gene encoding single Ig IL-1-related receptor isoform X2, producing MAGVCNRAPDFLSPSGHQALGSALGSAVTLNCTASVVSGPHCPLPSVQWLKDGLLLGSGRHHALHEDSWVKANLSEVLVSSVLGVNLTSAEDFGTFTCSIQNVSSSSFTLWRAGPAGHVAAVLASLLVLLVLLLTALLYVKCRLNVLLWYQDTYGEVEMNDGKLYDAYISYSDSPEDRKFVNFILKPQLERRRGYKLFLDDRDLLPRAEPSADLLVNLSRCRRLVVVLSDAFLGRAWCSHSFRWVPRGVGWAPAAPPLTSLPRREGLCRLLELTRKPIFITFEGQRRDPAHPALRLLRQHRHLVTLLLWRPGSVMPSSDFWKELQLALPRKVQYRAMEGDPQTRLQDDKDPMLIVGSRVPEGRSLDPELDPDPEGDLGVRGPVFGEPSAPPHASGVSLGEGRGSEVDISDLGSRNYSARTDFYCLVSEEDV from the exons GAGTCTGCAACAGGGCCCCTGACTTCCTCTCCCCATCTGGACACCAGGCGCTGGGGTCTGCCCTAGGCAGTGCGGTCACTCTGAACTGCACCGCCTCGGTGGTCTCTGGgccccactgccccctgccctcagTCCAGTGGCTGAAAGATGGGCTGCTGCTGGGCAGTGGAAGACACCATGCCCTCCATGAGGACTCCTG GGTCAAGGCCAACTTGTCAGAGGTGCTTGTGTCCAGTGTCCTGGGGGTCAACCTGACCAGTGCGGAGGACTTTGGGACCTTCACCTGCTCCATCCAGAACGTCAGCTCCTCCTCCTTTACTCTTTGGAGAGCTG gcccagctggaCATGTGGCTGCGGTGCTGGCTTCACTCCTAGTCCTGCTGGTCCTGCTCCTGACAGCTCTGCTGTATGTGAAGTGTCGACTCAATGTATTGCTCTGGTACCAAGACACGTACGGGGAGGTGGAGATGAACG ATGGGAAGCTCTACGACGCCTACATCTCCTACAGCGACAGCCCCGAGGACCGGAAGTTCGTGAACTTCATCCTGAAGCCGCAGCTGGAGCGGCGTCGGGGTTACAAGCTCTTCCTGGATGATCGCGACCTCCTGCCGCGCGCGG AGCCGTCCGCCGACCTCCTGGTGAACCTGAGCCGCTGCCGGCGCCTCGTCGTGGTGCTGTCGGACGCCTTCCTGGGCCGGGCCTGGTGCAGCCACAGCTTCCGGTGGGTCCCGCGCGGGGTTGGGTGGGCCCCAGCCGCGCCCCCCCTGACGTCCCTCCCCCGCAGGGAGGGCCTGTGCCGACTGCTGGAGCTCACGCGTAAACCCATCTTCATCACCTTCGAGGGCCAGCGGCGAGACCCGGCGCACCCCGCGCTTCGCCTGCTGCGCCAGCACCGCCATCTGGTGACCCTGCTGCTCTGGAGGCCCGGCTCCGTG ATGCCTTCCTCCGATTTTTGGAAAGAGCTACAGCTGGCACTGCCGCGGAAGGTGCAGTACAGAGCGATGGAGGGAGACCCCCAGACCCGGCTGCAGGATGACAAAGACCCCATGCTGATTGTGGGAAGCCGGGTCCCGGAAGGTCGGAGCCTGGACCCAGAGCTGGACCCTGACCCCGAGGGGGACCTGG GTGTACGAGGACCTGTCTTTGGGGAGCCATCAGCTCCACCGCACGCAAGTGGGGTCTCACTTGGAGAAGGCCGCGGCAGTGAGGTGGATATCTCGGATCTCGGCTCCAGAAACTACAGTGCCCGCACGGACTTCTACTGTCTGGTGTCAGAGGAAGACGTGTAG
- the SIGIRR gene encoding single Ig IL-1-related receptor isoform X4 produces MANAQVPLSAGVCNRAPDFLSPSGHQALGSALGSAVTLNCTASVVSGPHCPLPSVQWLKDGLLLGSGRHHALHEDSWVKANLSEVLVSSVLGVNLTSAEDFGTFTCSIQNVSSSSFTLWRAGPAGHVAAVLASLLVLLVLLLTALLYVKCRLNVLLWYQDTYGEVEMNDGKLYDAYISYSDSPEDRKFVNFILKPQLERRRGYKLFLDDRDLLPRAEPSADLLVNLSRCRRLVVVLSDAFLGRAWCSHSFREGLCRLLELTRKPIFITFEGQRRDPAHPALRLLRQHRHLVTLLLWRPGSVMPSSDFWKELQLALPRKVQYRAMEGDPQTRLQDDKDPMLIVGSRVPEGRSLDPELDPDPEGDLGVRGPVFGEPSAPPHASGVSLGEGRGSEVDISDLGSRNYSARTDFYCLVSEEDV; encoded by the exons ATGGCTAATGCACAGGTTCCTCTCTCTGCAGGAGTCTGCAACAGGGCCCCTGACTTCCTCTCCCCATCTGGACACCAGGCGCTGGGGTCTGCCCTAGGCAGTGCGGTCACTCTGAACTGCACCGCCTCGGTGGTCTCTGGgccccactgccccctgccctcagTCCAGTGGCTGAAAGATGGGCTGCTGCTGGGCAGTGGAAGACACCATGCCCTCCATGAGGACTCCTG GGTCAAGGCCAACTTGTCAGAGGTGCTTGTGTCCAGTGTCCTGGGGGTCAACCTGACCAGTGCGGAGGACTTTGGGACCTTCACCTGCTCCATCCAGAACGTCAGCTCCTCCTCCTTTACTCTTTGGAGAGCTG gcccagctggaCATGTGGCTGCGGTGCTGGCTTCACTCCTAGTCCTGCTGGTCCTGCTCCTGACAGCTCTGCTGTATGTGAAGTGTCGACTCAATGTATTGCTCTGGTACCAAGACACGTACGGGGAGGTGGAGATGAACG ATGGGAAGCTCTACGACGCCTACATCTCCTACAGCGACAGCCCCGAGGACCGGAAGTTCGTGAACTTCATCCTGAAGCCGCAGCTGGAGCGGCGTCGGGGTTACAAGCTCTTCCTGGATGATCGCGACCTCCTGCCGCGCGCGG AGCCGTCCGCCGACCTCCTGGTGAACCTGAGCCGCTGCCGGCGCCTCGTCGTGGTGCTGTCGGACGCCTTCCTGGGCCGGGCCTGGTGCAGCCACAGCTTCCG GGAGGGCCTGTGCCGACTGCTGGAGCTCACGCGTAAACCCATCTTCATCACCTTCGAGGGCCAGCGGCGAGACCCGGCGCACCCCGCGCTTCGCCTGCTGCGCCAGCACCGCCATCTGGTGACCCTGCTGCTCTGGAGGCCCGGCTCCGTG ATGCCTTCCTCCGATTTTTGGAAAGAGCTACAGCTGGCACTGCCGCGGAAGGTGCAGTACAGAGCGATGGAGGGAGACCCCCAGACCCGGCTGCAGGATGACAAAGACCCCATGCTGATTGTGGGAAGCCGGGTCCCGGAAGGTCGGAGCCTGGACCCAGAGCTGGACCCTGACCCCGAGGGGGACCTGG GTGTACGAGGACCTGTCTTTGGGGAGCCATCAGCTCCACCGCACGCAAGTGGGGTCTCACTTGGAGAAGGCCGCGGCAGTGAGGTGGATATCTCGGATCTCGGCTCCAGAAACTACAGTGCCCGCACGGACTTCTACTGTCTGGTGTCAGAGGAAGACGTGTAG
- the SIGIRR gene encoding single Ig IL-1-related receptor isoform X6 gives MGCCWAVEDTMPSMRTPGPAGHVAAVLASLLVLLVLLLTALLYVKCRLNVLLWYQDTYGEVEMNDGKLYDAYISYSDSPEDRKFVNFILKPQLERRRGYKLFLDDRDLLPRAEPSADLLVNLSRCRRLVVVLSDAFLGRAWCSHSFRWVPRGVGWAPAAPPLTSLPRREGLCRLLELTRKPIFITFEGQRRDPAHPALRLLRQHRHLVTLLLWRPGSVMPSSDFWKELQLALPRKVQYRAMEGDPQTRLQDDKDPMLIVGSRVPEGRSLDPELDPDPEGDLGVRGPVFGEPSAPPHASGVSLGEGRGSEVDISDLGSRNYSARTDFYCLVSEEDV, from the exons ATGGGCTGCTGCTGGGCAGTGGAAGACACCATGCCCTCCATGAGGACTCCTG gcccagctggaCATGTGGCTGCGGTGCTGGCTTCACTCCTAGTCCTGCTGGTCCTGCTCCTGACAGCTCTGCTGTATGTGAAGTGTCGACTCAATGTATTGCTCTGGTACCAAGACACGTACGGGGAGGTGGAGATGAACG ATGGGAAGCTCTACGACGCCTACATCTCCTACAGCGACAGCCCCGAGGACCGGAAGTTCGTGAACTTCATCCTGAAGCCGCAGCTGGAGCGGCGTCGGGGTTACAAGCTCTTCCTGGATGATCGCGACCTCCTGCCGCGCGCGG AGCCGTCCGCCGACCTCCTGGTGAACCTGAGCCGCTGCCGGCGCCTCGTCGTGGTGCTGTCGGACGCCTTCCTGGGCCGGGCCTGGTGCAGCCACAGCTTCCGGTGGGTCCCGCGCGGGGTTGGGTGGGCCCCAGCCGCGCCCCCCCTGACGTCCCTCCCCCGCAGGGAGGGCCTGTGCCGACTGCTGGAGCTCACGCGTAAACCCATCTTCATCACCTTCGAGGGCCAGCGGCGAGACCCGGCGCACCCCGCGCTTCGCCTGCTGCGCCAGCACCGCCATCTGGTGACCCTGCTGCTCTGGAGGCCCGGCTCCGTG ATGCCTTCCTCCGATTTTTGGAAAGAGCTACAGCTGGCACTGCCGCGGAAGGTGCAGTACAGAGCGATGGAGGGAGACCCCCAGACCCGGCTGCAGGATGACAAAGACCCCATGCTGATTGTGGGAAGCCGGGTCCCGGAAGGTCGGAGCCTGGACCCAGAGCTGGACCCTGACCCCGAGGGGGACCTGG GTGTACGAGGACCTGTCTTTGGGGAGCCATCAGCTCCACCGCACGCAAGTGGGGTCTCACTTGGAGAAGGCCGCGGCAGTGAGGTGGATATCTCGGATCTCGGCTCCAGAAACTACAGTGCCCGCACGGACTTCTACTGTCTGGTGTCAGAGGAAGACGTGTAG